One genomic region from Amaranthus tricolor cultivar Red isolate AtriRed21 chromosome 12, ASM2621246v1, whole genome shotgun sequence encodes:
- the LOC130797061 gene encoding uncharacterized protein LOC130797061 yields MTLLGTSFSTPKTHHFCYHLLNHNLHFEHRKLYNSLKLSQFPTTHLSNHFKNSPLRCFSQRETQKSLKQEEEKGKSDQQQEIEAYEFERLFSNLNQATLKHEPGSLSSSIFLVAGTTIGAGILALPAVTQDSGFLASAVACIGCWVFMVATGLLIAEVNVNTMCELGSSGISLGSMAKRTLGSLGVQVACWSYIFIHYALLVAYIARSSDILTNYLGIPQWETATLFSLVFGGICYFGSQRFIGAVNGLLVLGIVTSFTALVVVASENLHLDALLKANFEAVPSSIPVIALAFVYHNVVPVLCTNLEGDMSKVRTAVVVGTAIPLALFLVWNGVILGTFPNLDSDVEKIVDPLQQLRSSNGVVGPIVEIFSLFAIATSYIGFVLGLADFLADLLKLPTGQSKPLPYLITLFPPLLLALLDPEIFFKALDFAGTYGVLVLFGVLPAAMSWSDRYSTSLELPKVPQLVPGGKLTLSLVMGGAAWVILSEILANFNLA; encoded by the exons atgacaTTGCTTGGCACCTCTTTCTCAACCCCGAAAACCCACCATTTTTGTTATCATCTTCTTAATCACAATCTTCATTTTGAACACAGAAAACTCTATAATTCTTTAAAATTGTCCCAATTTCCCACTACCCATTTGtctaatcattttaaaaattctcCTTTGAGATGTTTTTCTCAGAGAGAAACCCAAAAATCACtcaaacaagaagaagaaaagggGAAGAGTGATCAACAGCAGGAAATTGAAGCATATGAATTTGAGAGGTTGTTTTCAAACCTTAATCAAGCTACTTTGAAGCATGAACCTG GTAGCCTTAGTAGCTCAATTTTCCTTGTGGCAGGAACTACG ATTGGTGCAGGCATTCTTGCACTGCCTGCAGTCACGCAAGATTCTGGTTTTCTTGCCTCTGCTGTCGCTTGCATTGGCTGTTGGGTATTCATG GTTGCGACTGGCTTACTTATTGCTGAAGTCAATGTAAATACAATGTGCGAGTTGGGTTCCAGTGGCATTTCTTTG GGGTCAATGGCCAAGAGAACCTTAGGATCTCTAGGAGTCCAAGTTGCTTG CTGGTCATACATTTTTATACATTACGCTCTCCTTGTTGCGTACATAGCTCGTTCTTCAGATATCTTGACAAACTACCTTGGTATTCCACA ATGGGAAACTGCAACATTGTTTTCACTTGTTTTTGGAGGAATATGTTACTTTGGAAG TCAACGTTTTATTGGTGCCGTTAATGGACTTCTAGTGCTGGGGATCGTTACTTCATTTACAGCTCTAGTT GTTGTTGCTAGTGAGAACCTACACCTTGATGCTCTTTTAAAAGCCAACTTTGAAGCCGTTCCTTCAAGTATACCTGTCATAGCGCTTGCATTTGTTTACCAC AATGTGGTACCTGTTCTTTGCACAAATTTGGAAGGTGACATGTCAAAAGTAAG GACTGCAGTTGTCGTAGGAACAGCTATTCCACTGGCTCTATTTCTAGTTTGGAACGGGGTAATTCTTGGTACATTCCCAAATCTAGATTCTGATGTCGAGAAGATTGTCGATCCATTACAGCAGCTCAGATCTAGCAATGGAGTTGTTGGA CCAATAGTCGAAATCTTTTCACTTTTTGCTATCGCAACATCGTATATTGGATTCGTTCTTGGCCTCGCCGACTTCTTAGCTGATT TGCTAAAACTCCCAACAGGACAAAGCAAACCACTTCCGTATTTGATAACTTTGTTCCCACCATTGTTACTGGCACTGTTAGACCCAGAAATATTTTTCAAGGCTTTGGATTTCGCTGGAACATACGGTG TGTTGGTGCTCTTCGGAGTTCTTCCTGCAGCGATGTCATGGTCAGATCGATACTCAACTTCTCTGGAGCTTCCAAAAGTACCCCAATTGGTTCCTGGTGGAAAGCTTACTCTATCGTTAGTGATGGGTGGCGCTGCGTGGGTCATTTTATCTGAAATACTCGCCAACTTCAATCTCGCTTGA
- the LOC130797062 gene encoding prohibitin-1, mitochondrial-like yields the protein MNFNNVKVPKVPSGGAASALVKFGIFGALGLYGLSESIYNVEGGHRAIVFNRLQGIKNQVYPEGTHLIIPWFERAIIYDVRARPHLIESSSGSRDLQMVRMSLRVLTRPVPDTLPTIYRTLGENYNERVLPSIVHETLKAVVAQYNASQLLTQREAVSREIRKVMTERAAHFNIALDDVSITNLTFGREFTAAIEAKQVAAQEAERAKFIVEKAEQDKKSAIIRAQGEAKSAQLIGQAIANNPAFITLRRIEAAREIAHTVSNSSNKVMLSSDDLLLNLGDMTPESIPVGKK from the exons ATGAATTTCAATAACGTCAAGGTTCCAAAAGTGCCGAGTGGTGGGGCGGCATCTGCTTTAGTTAAGTTTGGAATTTTTGGTGCTCTTGGACTGTATGGTTTGAGTGAGAGTATTTACAATGTAGAAGGTGGTCATCGAGCAATTGTATTTAATCGTTTGCAAGGCATTAAGAATCAG GTTTATCCAGAAGGAACTCACTTGATAATTCCATGGTTTGAGAGGGCGATCATCTATGATGTACGCGCACGTCCTCATCTGATTGAAAGTTCCTCTGGAAGTCGGGATCTCCAAATG GTGAGGATGAGTCTTCGGGTGCTTACTCGTCCTGTACCAGATACATTGCCTACTATTTACCGAACTCTTGGTGAAAATTATAATGAAAGAGTGTTGCCATCTATTGTCCACGAAACTCTGAAAGCTGTGGTTGCTCAATACAATGCTAGTCAACTCCTTACTCAGCGTGAG GCTGTCAGTAGGGAAATAAGGAAGGTAATGACAGAAAGGGCTGCACACTTTAACATTGCTCTGGATGATGTGTCCATCACAAACCTTACTTTTGGTAGGGAGTTCACTGCTGCAATTGAAGCTAAACAAGTGGCGGCACAGGAAGCTGAAAGAGCCAAGTTTATCGTCGAAAAAGCTGAGCAAGACAAGAAAAGTGCCATCATCAGAGCACAG GGAGAAGCCAAGAGTGCTCAACTCATTGGTCAAGCTATTGCCAACAACCCAGCTTTTATTACTTTGAGGAGAATTGAAGCTGCCAGGGAGATTGCTCACACTGTCTCTAATTCATCAAATAAGGTGATGTTGAGCTCCGACGACCTTCTTCTCAATCTCGGTGACATGACACCCGAGAGTATTCCGGTCGGGAAAAAGTAA
- the LOC130797063 gene encoding uncharacterized protein LOC130797063: protein MGNFIFIDLSNSTFVLNLFEDGIYGKCTQETCGDCGICFSDSKCYCPMRNNDSIEYFKPKDALKPNLGCNRFTSLSCLDTDNLQSFLELVNVTYFDTSPFLIGKDVESCKRECLSSCSCKAVIFHYYDDPFSGNCTLPSEIYTLMDVSNVSLNCNTNAYIKVQNTKQFTTMSSYTRVSIKRKLVLYVSVSLVALIIFIGVCFSVLIRRRKSSKDVGFSDDINVDTESILF from the coding sequence ATGGGCAACTTTATCTTTATAGACTTGAGTAATTCAACTTTCGTCTTGAATTTATTTGAGGATGGTATTTATGGCAAGTGTACACAAGAAACTTGTGGAGACTGTGGGATTTGCTTTTCTGACAGTAAGTGTTACTGTCCAATGAGGAACAATGATAGCATAGAATATTTTAAGCCAAAAGATGCCTTAAAACCCAACTTGGGTTGTAACCGTTTTACCTCTCTTTCTTGTCTGGATACTGATAATCTCCAGTCATTTTTAGAGTTGGTTAATGTCACCTACTTCGATACGTCTCCCTTTTTGATCGGAAAAGATGTTGAGAGCTGCAAAAGAGAGTGTTTGAGTAGTTGCTCGTGCAAGGCTGTCATCTTTCATTACTATGATGATCCCTTCTCAGGTAATTGTACTCTACCTTCAGAAATATACACTTTGATGGATGTTTCTAATGTAAGTTTGAACTGTAATACTAATGCTTATATCAAAGTACAAAACACAAAGCAATTTACTACAATGTCATCGTACACTCGAGTTTCAATCAAGAGAAAATTAGTGCTCTATGTTTCTGTTAGCTTAGTAGCTTTGATAATTTTCATCGGAGTATGTTTTTCTGTGTTGATACGAAGGAGAAAAAGTAGCAAAGACGTTGGTTTTTCTGATGATATAAATGTTGACACTGAGTCGATTCTCTTTTGA
- the LOC130797064 gene encoding uncharacterized protein LOC130797064, with protein sequence MATPRVDMKGYYKQQKKKNASKISKPSTKSGKKKTTTPSQSPALVSNHGSFDLQDDYDPNEEVLRQFDMNAAYGPCMGMSRLDRWNRAVKLGMNPPKEIETLLKSNEVHAESLWNGLV encoded by the exons ATGGCGACACCAAGAGTCGACATGAAAGGATATTACAAgcagcagaaaaagaagaaTGCTTCTAAAATTTCTAAGCCTTCTACGAAATCTGGTAAAAAGAAGACGACTACTCCTTCTCAATCTCCTGCTCTTGTTTCTAACCATGGCTCCTTTGATCTGCAAG ATGATTATGATCCGAATGAGGAGGTGTTGAGGCAATTCGACATGAACGCAGCGTATGGACCTTGTATGGGTATGAGTAGACTTGATCGATGGAATCGTGCTGTAAAATTGGGAATGAATCCACCCAAAGAGATTGAAACGCTTTTGAAATCGAATGAGGTTCATGCTGAATCCTTGTGGAATGGTTTGGTTTAG
- the LOC130797065 gene encoding jasmonate-induced protein homolog, with translation MTSAQEVRVTTQVTEEEKSKVDQAVKKTQASISNDINNGKGNRELALVTGVIKNQQKRGIMLIKSHDWKGQFIAKLADNNKTIFGHANGGFVHQGAPTHGNIPIVVGSKGAMMYGHYDGTTLKLGWLLAWYKPDNSNEPSKVYAEAGNLVKLMKMEWTEIEQKLDASRSVSRYSDGETGASAAAEIKDYGDKLALIRASFDHSVA, from the exons atgacgTCCGCACAAGAAGTTCGTGTAACGACCCAAGTAACCGAGGAGGAGAAATCAAAGGTAGATCAAGCAGTAAAGAAAACACAAGCTTCCATATCAAACGACATCAACAATGGGAAGGGTAATCGAGAGTTAGCTTTGGTTACAGGCGTAATCAAGAATCAACAAAAACGTGGAATAATGCTTATCAAATCTCACGACTGGAAAGGACAATTCATAGCCAAATTAGCTGATAATAATAAGACTATTTTTGGACATGCGAATGGTGGTTTTGTGCATCAAGGTGCTCCTACGCATGGGAATATTCCTATTGTTGTAGGGTCTAAAGGTGCGATGATGTATGGTCATTATGACGGTACTACTCTTAAGCTTGGGTGGCTTTTGGCTTGGTACAAGCCTGATAATTCCAATGAACCTAGCAAG GTATATGCAGAAGCTGGAAATCTAGTAAAGCTTATGAAGATGGAATGGACTGAAATTGAACAAAAACTAGATGCATCTCGGAGTGTTAGTCGTTATTCTGACGGCGAAACAGGCGCTTCGGCAGCTGCGGAAATCAAGGATTACGGTGACAAACTGGCTTTAATCCGTGCGAGCTTTGATCATTCCGTTGCTTGA